The genomic region ATTTCGAACAATAGAAGTTTTTATTCCTATTAAGAAATATTCCGCTAAATATCGAAAAATATTTCGAATTAAAAAAATAAAAATGATAAAAACACAAAGTATAGCTAAAGTATTTATTTTTCCATATTTATATGATAATATTTCTATATAACCATGAAAATAGTTGACTATAAAATCAAAAAATATATCAAAAGAATTAAAAAATGTTGTTTTATTTTTGTATTTAGAAGATTCAAGTAAAATACTCAATACGGGGGAAATTGATATGATAGATATAACTGAAAATAAAGAATATAGAAAATTACATAATATATTAATAATATAATGATATTTGTAGGGTTTTGAATAAGCTAAAATTTTTTTGAGTGCATTCATTCAATTTTCTTAATCCCAATGCAATAAAGATAAAAATAAAAATTTTTTAATCTATTAATAAAATAATAATTTCACATATTAATTTTATATTATTCCATTTTATGAAAATCGATAAAAATTAAAATGTCTGCAAGAAACTTTTTGACGATTTTTATAACCGCAATATTAACTGCTATTTGTTTGTATTACATATCCATAAATATCAAAAATTATACATTCAAAAAAAACAATAAAAAAACTTTAAATCTAGGATTAGATTTAAAAGGAGGAACCAGTATGGTTTTAGACATTTCTGAAAAAGATTTATTAAAAAAATTATCTGAAAATTCTCAAAATTCTGCTTTTTTAAAAGCATTAGAAAATGCAGATCATAAAAAAAAAGAAGAACCAAACAAAGATTATTTATCGCTTTTCATAAATTTCTTTCATCAAGAAATCATTAATAAAAAATTAAATATTAGTTTATCTTCTCAAAACTTATTTGGAAACAAATCAAATATTGAATACATTGATTCGAATAGTTCTGATTTTGAAGTAGAAAGATTTTTAAGAAAAAAAATAGAATCATCTATAATTTCTATTCAAAATATTTTAATATCCAGAATCGATAAATTTGGAATCATACAACCTAATATACAAAGAATTAAAAATTCAAACAGAATTTTAATAGAATTGTCTGAAATCAAAAATATAGATAGAATAAAAAATATTTTAGAAAAAAAAGCGGAATTACATTTTTTTGAAACTTATAGTTTACAAGAATTTATTTCACATTTTAATACAATAAACAAATTTTATGATAAAAAACATTATGAAATCAAAAAATCTTTTATAGATATTTTAAATATTCCTCTTATTAGACATTCAAATGCAGTTGGATTGGTTCATATTAAATATAAAAACATCATAACCCATTTTTTAAATTCTTCGGAATTTAAAAAATCTTTACCCTATCATTTACATGATGTAAAATTTTTGTGGGGATATAAAAAATTAAATAATTTTTTTCAATTATTTGCTGTAAAAATCAATCATAATGATGAAGAAAGATATTATTCTATAAACGGAGATATGGTCACTCGTGCTTACAAATCTTTTGGCCCTTTAAATGAAATATCTATAAATATCAAAATGAATACAGAAGGGACTAAAAAATGGAAAATATTTACAGAAAAAAATATCGGAAAAAGCATCGCAATAGTACTAGATAATTTAGTTTATGCGGTTCCTGTAGTAAAATCGGTCATTTCAAATGGAATGTCTCAAATATATGGACATTTTTCAATGCAAGAATCTAATGATTTGATTAATGTATTAAATACAGGAGAATTGCCAACTTCGGTAAAAGTTATTCAAACTGATATTATAGGTCCTTTTTTGGGACAAGAATCTATTCAAAAAGGAATCATTTCTTTTTTCATTGCCTTATTTTTTATATTTATTTGGATGTTTGTTTACTACTCTATTCCAGGATTATATGCTGGTATTATTTTACTGTTCAACATAATATTTATTTTTGGAATTATCATTTCTATGAATGCTGTATTGACTTTTCCAGGTATTGCAGGAATTATATTAACATTATCCATGTCTATGGATGCTAATATTCTTTTTTATGAAAAAATTAAAGAAAACATAAAAAATAAAATTTCTATATTGAGATCTATTCATAATAGTTATACCCTACAAGGAGCTTTATCGTCTATTATAGATGGACAAATCACTACTTTATTATGTGGAATTATTTTATTCTACTTTGGAGTGGGACCAATACGAGGTTTTTCTACTACATTAATTATTGGTATTATGGTATCTATGTTTACTTCCACTTGTTTAGGAAGATTATTTTTAGAATCGCATTTTAAAAAACATAAAATAATTATTTTTAGAAAAAAAATATTATTTTTTGTTTTGAATAAAATTCAAAATATACGATATGATTTTTTATCCAAAAGAAAATGGAC from Blattabacterium cuenoti harbors:
- the secD gene encoding protein translocase subunit SecD, with protein sequence MSARNFLTIFITAILTAICLYYISINIKNYTFKKNNKKTLNLGLDLKGGTSMVLDISEKDLLKKLSENSQNSAFLKALENADHKKKEEPNKDYLSLFINFFHQEIINKKLNISLSSQNLFGNKSNIEYIDSNSSDFEVERFLRKKIESSIISIQNILISRIDKFGIIQPNIQRIKNSNRILIELSEIKNIDRIKNILEKKAELHFFETYSLQEFISHFNTINKFYDKKHYEIKKSFIDILNIPLIRHSNAVGLVHIKYKNIITHFLNSSEFKKSLPYHLHDVKFLWGYKKLNNFFQLFAVKINHNDEERYYSINGDMVTRAYKSFGPLNEISINIKMNTEGTKKWKIFTEKNIGKSIAIVLDNLVYAVPVVKSVISNGMSQIYGHFSMQESNDLINVLNTGELPTSVKVIQTDIIGPFLGQESIQKGIISFFIALFFIFIWMFVYYSIPGLYAGIILLFNIIFIFGIIISMNAVLTFPGIAGIILTLSMSMDANILFYEKIKENIKNKISILRSIHNSYTLQGALSSIIDGQITTLLCGIILFYFGVGPIRGFSTTLIIGIMVSMFTSTCLGRLFLESHFKKHKIIIFRKKILFFVLNKIQNIRYDFLSKRKWTYMISSTMIIISILSFFLKGFNLGLDFVGGRSYVILFDRKIVPEKISEILSKTFIEKGKPSFPRVQTFGHDNQLKIVTKYKILEENNEVDEIILKKIFLALKNFFPINFEDFKNIKNNKSLGILSIEKVGPTMAKDMIYKAFISIILSLIGIFTYIFIRFKKWQFGLGAIISLIHDSIIVLGVFSFFHQKFPILEIDQTFVAALLTIIGYSINDTVIVYDKIRKISKKTSSLMLMKETINKGISSSLNRTINTSFITLLVVLIIFLFGGKVLHSLMLALFIGISVGTYSSIFIAPSIVYDCCKKNITK